From Streptomyces durmitorensis, a single genomic window includes:
- the leuS gene encoding leucine--tRNA ligase codes for MSETNSAAASEVAAPHRYTAALAADIEARWQDFWDANGTYEAPNPSGDLAADGEAQAALVAKPKQFIMDMFPYPSGAGLHVGHPLGYIATDVYARFQRMTGHNVLHTLGFDAFGLPAEQYAVQTGTHPRVSTEANIENMKSQLRGLGLGHDKRRSFATIDPDYYKWTQWIFVQIFNSWYDEDAQKARPIAALVAQFESGERAVPNSTRAWHQLTTQERADLLSEYRLAYASDAPVNWCPGLGTVLANEEVTADGRSERGNFPVFKAKLRQWNMRITAYADRLLDDLDGLDWPEAIKLQQRNWIGRSEGARVDFPVGSGDEAITVFTTRQDTLFGATYMVLAPEHELVDKMTPAAWPEGTHDVWTGGHATPAEAVAKYRAFAASKSDVERQADAKEKTGVFTGVYATNPVSGEQVPVFIADYVLMGYGTGAIMAVPAHDSRDFAFARAFELPMRCVVEPSDDRGTDASTWDDAFGSYDAKLVNSSGEGISLDGLGVVDAKARITEWMARKGIGEGTVNFRLRDWLFSRQRYWGEPFPIVYDEDGIAHSLPESMLPLELPEVDDYSPRTFDPDDADTSPETPLSRNEDWVNVTLDLGDGPKKYRRETNTMPNWAGSCWYELRYLDPHNDQKLVDPAVEQYWMGPREGQPTGGVDLYVGGAEHAVLHLLYARFWSKMLFDLGHISSAEPFHKLFNQGMIQAYVYRDSRGFPVQATEVEERDGQYFFEGEPVKRELGKMGKSLKNAVTPDEICEEYGADTLRLYEMAMGPLDVSRPWDTRAVVGQYRLLQRMWRLIVDESTGEVTVADVAESDIAEGTLRALHKAIDGVRQDLDGMRFNTAIAKITELNNYLTKEGGTLPRSVAERLVLLIAPLAPHVGEELWRKLGHGDSVVHQDFPVADPAYVVDETVTCVVQIKGKVRARLEVSPSISDEELEKVALGDERVLAALDGAGIRKVIVRAPKLVNIVPA; via the coding sequence TGGTCGCCAAGCCCAAGCAGTTCATCATGGACATGTTCCCGTACCCCTCCGGCGCGGGCCTGCACGTCGGCCACCCCCTGGGGTACATCGCCACGGACGTCTACGCGCGCTTCCAGCGCATGACGGGCCACAACGTCCTGCACACCCTGGGCTTCGACGCCTTCGGCCTGCCCGCCGAGCAGTACGCCGTACAGACGGGCACGCACCCCCGGGTCTCCACCGAGGCCAACATCGAGAACATGAAGTCGCAGCTGCGCGGTCTGGGCCTGGGCCACGACAAGCGCCGCTCCTTCGCGACGATCGACCCGGACTACTACAAGTGGACCCAGTGGATCTTCGTCCAGATCTTCAACTCCTGGTACGACGAGGACGCGCAGAAGGCGCGTCCGATCGCCGCCCTGGTCGCCCAGTTCGAGAGCGGTGAGCGTGCCGTACCGAACTCCACGCGCGCGTGGCACCAGCTGACCACCCAGGAGCGCGCCGACCTGCTGAGCGAGTACCGCCTGGCGTACGCCTCCGACGCCCCCGTCAACTGGTGTCCCGGCCTGGGCACCGTCCTGGCGAACGAGGAGGTCACGGCCGACGGCCGCTCCGAGCGCGGCAACTTCCCCGTCTTCAAGGCCAAGCTGCGCCAGTGGAACATGCGCATCACGGCGTACGCGGACCGCCTGCTGGACGACCTGGACGGCCTGGACTGGCCCGAGGCCATCAAGCTGCAGCAGCGCAACTGGATCGGCCGCTCCGAAGGCGCCCGCGTCGACTTCCCGGTCGGCTCCGGCGACGAGGCCATCACCGTCTTCACCACCCGTCAGGACACCCTGTTCGGCGCGACCTACATGGTCCTGGCGCCCGAGCACGAGCTGGTCGACAAGATGACCCCGGCCGCCTGGCCCGAGGGCACCCACGACGTGTGGACCGGCGGGCACGCGACGCCGGCCGAGGCCGTCGCCAAGTACCGCGCGTTCGCCGCCTCCAAGTCCGACGTGGAGCGCCAGGCCGACGCCAAGGAGAAGACCGGTGTCTTCACCGGTGTCTACGCCACCAACCCGGTCAGCGGCGAGCAGGTCCCGGTCTTCATCGCCGACTACGTACTGATGGGCTACGGCACCGGCGCGATCATGGCCGTCCCGGCGCACGACAGCCGTGACTTCGCCTTCGCGCGCGCCTTCGAGCTGCCCATGCGGTGCGTGGTCGAGCCCTCCGACGACCGCGGGACCGACGCCTCCACGTGGGACGACGCGTTCGGTTCGTACGACGCGAAGCTGGTCAACTCCTCCGGAGAGGGCATCTCCCTGGACGGCCTGGGCGTCGTCGACGCCAAGGCGCGCATCACGGAGTGGATGGCCCGCAAGGGCATCGGCGAGGGCACCGTCAACTTCCGCCTGCGCGACTGGCTGTTCAGCCGCCAGCGCTACTGGGGCGAGCCCTTCCCGATCGTCTACGACGAGGACGGCATCGCCCACTCGCTGCCCGAGTCGATGCTGCCCCTGGAGCTGCCGGAGGTCGACGACTACTCCCCGCGCACCTTCGACCCGGACGACGCGGACACCTCTCCGGAGACGCCGCTGTCCCGCAACGAGGACTGGGTCAACGTCACCCTGGACCTGGGCGACGGACCCAAGAAGTACCGCCGCGAGACCAACACCATGCCCAACTGGGCCGGTTCCTGCTGGTACGAGCTGCGCTACCTGGACCCGCACAACGACCAGAAGCTGGTCGACCCGGCCGTCGAGCAGTACTGGATGGGTCCGCGCGAGGGTCAGCCGACGGGCGGCGTCGACCTGTACGTGGGCGGCGCCGAGCACGCGGTGCTGCACCTGCTGTACGCCCGCTTCTGGTCGAAGATGCTGTTCGACCTGGGGCACATCTCGTCCGCCGAGCCGTTCCACAAGCTGTTCAACCAGGGCATGATCCAGGCCTACGTGTACCGCGACAGCCGTGGCTTCCCGGTGCAGGCCACCGAGGTCGAGGAGCGCGACGGCCAGTACTTCTTCGAGGGCGAGCCGGTCAAGCGCGAGCTGGGCAAGATGGGCAAGTCCCTGAAGAACGCGGTCACTCCGGACGAGATCTGCGAGGAGTACGGCGCGGACACCCTGCGCCTGTACGAGATGGCGATGGGCCCGCTGGACGTCTCGCGCCCGTGGGACACGCGCGCGGTCGTCGGCCAGTACCGCCTGCTGCAGCGCATGTGGCGTCTGATCGTCGACGAGTCGACGGGTGAGGTCACGGTCGCTGACGTCGCGGAGTCCGACATTGCCGAGGGCACGCTGCGCGCCCTGCACAAGGCGATCGACGGCGTGCGCCAGGACCTGGACGGCATGCGGTTCAACACCGCCATCGCCAAGATCACCGAGCTGAACAACTACCTGACCAAGGAGGGCGGCACACTGCCGCGCTCGGTCGCCGAGCGCCTGGTGCTGCTGATCGCTCCGCTGGCCCCGCACGTCGGCGAGGAGCTGTGGCGCAAGCTGGGCCACGGCGACTCGGTCGTCCACCAGGACTTCCCCGTGGCCGACCCGGCGTACGTGGTGGACGAGACCGTGACCTGCGTCGTGCAGATCAAGGGCAAGGTCAGGGCGCGCCTGGAGGTCTCCCCGTCGATCTCGGACGAGGAGCTGGAGAAGGTGGCCCTGGGTGACGAGAGGGTGCTGGCCGCGCTGGACGGTGCCGGGATCCGCAAGGTCATCGTGCGGGCGCCGAAGCTGGTGAACATCGTCCCGGCCTGA
- a CDS encoding DegV family protein, which yields MSRHVAIVTDSTAYLPQRTMERHGITSVPLTVVLGDQALEEGTEISARSLALALQKRRSVTTSRPSPELFAETYRKVAESGATAIVSLHLSAEFSGTYDAAVLAAKDAPVPVRVVDTGMVAMALGFCALAAAEAAESGGSVDEAVTAAEKRAANTSAYFYVDTLDYLRRGGRIGAAQALLGSALAVKPLLQLDGGRIEMLEKVRTASKAIARLEEIVIERAGSNRVDIAVHHLAAPERASTLADRLRDRVPGLAELHVSEVGAVIGAHTGPGLLGAVVSPW from the coding sequence ATGTCCCGTCATGTCGCGATCGTCACGGATTCAACGGCCTATCTGCCGCAGCGGACGATGGAGCGGCACGGCATCACGTCGGTACCCCTGACCGTGGTCCTCGGTGACCAGGCGCTCGAAGAGGGCACGGAGATCTCCGCGCGCTCCCTGGCCCTGGCGCTGCAGAAGCGGCGCTCCGTGACCACCTCGCGGCCGAGTCCGGAACTCTTCGCGGAGACCTATCGCAAGGTCGCGGAGTCGGGCGCGACGGCCATCGTCTCGCTGCATCTGTCCGCCGAGTTCTCGGGCACGTACGACGCAGCCGTCCTCGCGGCGAAGGACGCGCCGGTGCCGGTGCGGGTGGTGGACACCGGAATGGTCGCGATGGCCCTCGGCTTCTGCGCGCTCGCGGCGGCGGAGGCCGCCGAGTCCGGCGGTTCGGTGGACGAGGCGGTGACCGCGGCGGAGAAGCGGGCCGCGAACACGTCCGCGTACTTCTACGTCGACACGCTGGACTATCTGCGCCGGGGTGGCCGCATCGGCGCCGCGCAGGCGCTGTTGGGCTCGGCGCTTGCGGTGAAGCCGCTGCTCCAGCTGGACGGCGGGCGGATCGAGATGCTGGAGAAGGTGCGGACGGCGTCCAAGGCGATCGCGAGGCTCGAGGAGATCGTGATCGAGCGAGCCGGGAGCAACCGCGTCGACATCGCGGTGCATCACCTGGCGGCGCCGGAACGCGCATCGACCCTGGCGGACCGGCTCAGGGACAGGGTGCCGGGCCTTGCGGAGCTGCATGTCAGCGAGGTCGGTGCGGTGATCGGGGCGCATACGGGGCCGGGGTTGTTGGGGGCTGTGGTTTCGCCCTGGTGA
- a CDS encoding ComEA family DNA-binding protein, with amino-acid sequence MGAPLRGRVGLAVRERLPLWLQLRCGLEWRSLVALGVVLVLAAVFAAQHFWAGRTQPVRAPDVVGAAPDRGAEPSPSPGAPPPPEGGGRPAVGAGGAPGASGGGVVVDVSGKVRSPGILRLPAGSRVADALKAAGGVRPGADTDGLNRARLLIDGEQVVVGAPAAVSAPSAPATPGAGAAAGPTGASPAAPVGLNTATAEQLDELPGVGPVLAQHIIDYRTEHGGFRSVDELREVNGIGDRRYADLQNLVRP; translated from the coding sequence TTGGGGGCGCCCCTGCGGGGGCGGGTGGGGCTTGCTGTGCGGGAGCGGTTGCCGTTGTGGCTGCAGCTGCGGTGTGGTCTTGAGTGGCGGAGCCTGGTCGCGCTCGGGGTGGTTCTCGTCCTTGCCGCGGTGTTCGCCGCCCAGCACTTCTGGGCAGGGCGGACGCAGCCGGTGCGGGCGCCGGACGTGGTCGGGGCGGCACCCGATCGGGGCGCGGAGCCGTCTCCGTCCCCCGGAGCCCCGCCTCCTCCCGAGGGTGGCGGCCGACCGGCGGTCGGCGCGGGCGGTGCGCCCGGTGCCAGTGGCGGTGGGGTCGTCGTGGACGTCAGTGGGAAGGTCCGCAGCCCCGGAATCCTGCGGCTGCCCGCGGGTTCCCGGGTCGCCGACGCGCTGAAGGCCGCGGGCGGGGTTCGCCCCGGCGCGGACACGGACGGCCTCAACCGTGCCCGCCTGCTCATCGACGGCGAACAGGTGGTGGTCGGCGCACCGGCGGCTGTATCTGCTCCATCGGCTCCGGCGACGCCTGGTGCCGGGGCGGCCGCAGGGCCGACGGGAGCGAGTCCTGCCGCCCCGGTCGGCCTCAACACGGCCACTGCCGAGCAGCTCGACGAACTGCCGGGTGTGGGCCCCGTGCTGGCCCAGCACATCATCGACTACCGCACGGAACACGGCGGCTTCCGCTCGGTGGATGAGCTGCGCGAGGTCAATGGAATCGGCGACAGGCGCTATGCAGACCTGCAGAATCTGGTGCGGCCATGA
- a CDS encoding ComEC/Rec2 family competence protein, which produces MRSRRQTAVVSGASTGPPDAAVRAPSGRRLGDAHPCQEGPLDLRLVPPALAAWGTAALALDAPPRWVIAAVVVCVVVAAVMLVTWTVRAHPVRTVRADAAGGARQDASEGAQVPGWRQPWRRVSVAAVLLCAAAGAGSAALHGADLYRGPVPALARHYAEAEIELEVTSDPRLTRPRVTGAHAVPPSVMLEAEIIRVTPADGKTSVTRTPVLVFAGEGEEGERADGGRGREGGAGGEDSAGPWSRARWLALLPSTRLRVRTALAPPLPESDRVAAVLRVEGGQAPRVIETPSGPQRLAGRLRGGLREATDGLPPDARALLPGLVVGDTSRVPPELEEAFRATDLTHLLAVSGANLTIVLALLIGPPGLAQRAERRGLAPRLGIPLRATALIGGALTLGFVIVCRPDPSVLRAAACGLIALLAIGTGRRRSLIPALAAAVLLLVLYDPWLARSPGFLLSVLATGALLTLAPRWSAAFQRRRVPPRLAEALAAAAAAQAVCAPVVAVIAARVSLVAVPCNLLAEVAVVPATVLGFATLATAPLVMPVAKCLAWCASWPTSWIADIARTGAALPGSGVDWPGGWRGGLLLALATVGVVLVGRKLLRHPWLSAACALLLLLAIVQPPPLTRVIAGWPPAGWRFAMCDVGQGDATVLAAGDGAGVVVDAGPDPVLVDRCLRSLGVTRVPLVLLTHFHADHVAGLPGVLRGRSVGAIQTTGYQDPPAQARFVREQAAAHRIPVSRAVAGERRRAGGGALDWQVLWPTAEGSGRMPAPDGPNDASVTLLARARGVTLLLLGDLEPPAQRALLRTPAVAALPPVDVLKVAHHGSAYQDPGLLRRTAPRLALISAGRDNSYGHPAPRTVAALRAGGAEVFRTDTDGSIAVIGPTGGPTGGPSGGSAAGSADGAAPVLEVATRPP; this is translated from the coding sequence ATGAGATCGCGGAGGCAGACGGCCGTGGTGTCCGGAGCCTCAACGGGCCCACCCGACGCCGCCGTTCGCGCCCCGTCCGGGCGTCGGCTCGGTGACGCCCATCCCTGCCAGGAAGGCCCACTGGACCTGCGCCTTGTGCCGCCCGCCCTCGCGGCCTGGGGGACGGCGGCCCTGGCGCTGGATGCCCCGCCCCGGTGGGTGATCGCAGCCGTGGTCGTCTGTGTCGTGGTGGCAGCTGTCATGTTGGTGACGTGGACGGTGCGGGCGCACCCGGTACGTACAGTGCGGGCTGACGCTGCTGGTGGAGCGCGGCAGGATGCGTCTGAGGGGGCTCAGGTGCCGGGCTGGCGGCAGCCCTGGCGCCGGGTCTCGGTGGCAGCCGTTCTCCTCTGCGCCGCGGCGGGCGCAGGCTCCGCGGCGCTGCACGGGGCCGACCTGTACCGAGGGCCGGTCCCTGCCCTGGCTCGTCACTATGCCGAAGCGGAGATCGAGTTGGAGGTCACCTCCGACCCCCGGCTCACCCGGCCCCGCGTCACGGGAGCCCATGCCGTGCCACCCTCCGTCATGCTGGAAGCGGAGATCATCCGTGTCACGCCGGCGGACGGCAAGACCTCCGTGACCCGCACCCCGGTCCTGGTCTTCGCCGGGGAGGGGGAGGAGGGGGAGAGGGCCGACGGCGGGCGCGGACGTGAGGGCGGGGCAGGCGGCGAGGATTCCGCAGGCCCCTGGTCCAGGGCGCGCTGGCTCGCGCTCCTGCCCTCGACCAGGCTTCGCGTCCGGACAGCCCTCGCGCCTCCCTTGCCGGAGAGCGACCGCGTAGCGGCGGTGCTCCGAGTGGAAGGAGGGCAGGCGCCGCGGGTGATCGAGACGCCGTCAGGGCCGCAGCGCCTGGCGGGACGGTTGCGGGGCGGGTTGCGGGAGGCCACGGACGGGTTGCCGCCCGATGCCAGGGCCCTGTTGCCCGGCCTTGTGGTCGGGGACACCTCCCGCGTGCCGCCCGAGCTGGAGGAGGCATTCAGGGCGACCGATCTGACGCACCTCCTCGCCGTCAGCGGCGCCAATCTCACCATCGTCCTCGCCCTGCTCATCGGCCCGCCCGGCCTTGCCCAGCGTGCCGAACGGCGCGGTCTCGCGCCACGGTTGGGGATTCCGCTGCGGGCGACCGCGCTGATCGGGGGTGCTCTCACCCTCGGCTTCGTCATCGTCTGCCGACCGGACCCGAGCGTGCTGCGGGCCGCGGCCTGCGGACTGATCGCGCTGCTCGCCATCGGCACCGGACGGCGCCGTTCGCTGATCCCGGCCCTGGCCGCCGCCGTACTGCTGCTCGTCCTGTACGACCCATGGCTGGCCCGCAGTCCTGGGTTTCTGCTCTCTGTGCTCGCCACCGGCGCCCTTCTGACCCTCGCGCCCAGATGGAGCGCCGCCTTTCAAAGACGCCGGGTTCCCCCGCGCCTGGCCGAGGCGCTGGCCGCCGCGGCTGCCGCGCAGGCGGTGTGCGCGCCCGTCGTCGCCGTCATCGCGGCACGGGTGAGCCTGGTGGCGGTGCCCTGCAACCTCCTCGCGGAGGTGGCCGTCGTGCCCGCCACGGTGCTCGGCTTCGCCACGCTGGCGACGGCGCCGTTGGTGATGCCGGTCGCCAAGTGCCTTGCCTGGTGCGCGAGCTGGCCCACTTCATGGATCGCGGACATCGCCCGCACGGGTGCGGCGCTGCCCGGCAGTGGCGTCGACTGGCCCGGCGGCTGGCGTGGCGGTCTGCTGCTCGCCCTCGCCACGGTCGGCGTGGTCCTGGTCGGCCGCAAGCTCCTCAGGCACCCCTGGCTCAGCGCGGCCTGTGCCCTGCTGCTCCTCCTGGCGATCGTGCAGCCCCCGCCCCTCACCAGGGTGATCGCCGGTTGGCCGCCGGCCGGCTGGCGGTTCGCGATGTGTGATGTGGGCCAGGGGGATGCCACCGTGCTCGCCGCGGGGGACGGGGCGGGAGTGGTCGTCGACGCGGGGCCCGACCCGGTGCTCGTGGACCGCTGTCTGCGCTCGCTCGGCGTGACCCGGGTACCGCTCGTGCTGCTGACCCACTTCCACGCCGATCATGTGGCGGGGCTGCCGGGTGTGCTGCGGGGGCGTTCGGTCGGGGCGATCCAGACGACGGGGTATCAAGATCCCCCCGCGCAGGCGCGGTTCGTACGCGAACAGGCGGCCGCCCACCGGATTCCGGTGAGCCGAGCCGTGGCGGGGGAGCGGCGCCGTGCGGGTGGTGGCGCCCTTGACTGGCAGGTGCTGTGGCCGACGGCGGAGGGCTCGGGCCGGATGCCGGCCCCCGATGGTCCGAACGACGCCAGCGTCACCCTGCTCGCACGCGCCCGGGGAGTGACCCTGCTCCTGCTCGGCGATCTCGAACCGCCCGCCCAGCGAGCCCTGTTGCGCACACCGGCCGTGGCGGCGCTGCCACCCGTGGACGTCCTCAAGGTCGCCCATCACGGCTCGGCCTATCAGGACCCCGGGCTCCTGCGGCGGACCGCGCCGCGCCTTGCCCTCATCAGTGCGGGAAGAGACAACTCGTACGGACACCCGGCACCCCGTACGGTCGCGGCGCTGCGGGCCGGGGGAGCGGAGGTGTTCCGGACGGACACGGACGGCTCGATCGCGGTCATCGGACCGACAGGCGGACCGACAGGCGGGCCGAGCGGCGGATCGGCGGCCGGGTCGGCGGACGGGGCGGCTCCGGTCCTGGAGGTGGCCACGCGGCCGCCCTAG
- a CDS encoding YceI family protein codes for MFGRWLGDRTNRAGRTNRAGGAGRAGGAGRGGPAVRAGRAGRAGGPLSAVAVPPSAGVLSCRVLDPVNEPVRHAEFAVSDAMGRKVVGGGLDPFGSFVATVPAGDYRLAVSAEGFTPYRANATVGESAHASLGDVMLQIAPPPALPEPGDWEIDPLHSSVAFTARHIGLARIHGRFNSFAGAIRLGERMEDSAMHVVIDAASIDTAVQMRDDHLRSGDFLDVGRFPTMEFYSDRFVHKGGSRWAITGGLTLHGVTRTVTLETEYLGVGQGLEGETRVACRASTELHRDDFTINWQTMLARGIAAVGPSITIDLDIQVLPKS; via the coding sequence ATGTTCGGCCGTTGGCTGGGAGACCGTACGAACCGAGCCGGTCGGACGAATCGAGCCGGTGGGGCAGGAAGAGCGGGCGGGGCAGGCCGTGGCGGGCCGGCCGTCAGGGCGGGGCGGGCCGGTCGGGCCGGGGGGCCCTTGTCCGCCGTGGCGGTTCCGCCCAGTGCGGGAGTGCTCAGCTGCCGGGTGCTCGACCCGGTCAATGAGCCCGTGCGGCACGCGGAGTTCGCGGTCAGCGATGCCATGGGGCGCAAGGTCGTCGGTGGGGGCCTTGATCCGTTCGGTTCGTTCGTCGCGACGGTTCCGGCCGGGGATTACCGCCTGGCGGTCTCGGCGGAAGGGTTCACTCCGTACCGGGCGAACGCCACGGTCGGGGAGAGCGCGCACGCCTCGCTCGGTGACGTCATGCTCCAGATCGCCCCGCCCCCGGCGCTGCCGGAGCCGGGTGACTGGGAGATCGACCCCCTGCACTCCTCGGTCGCCTTCACCGCGCGGCACATCGGTCTTGCCCGGATTCACGGCCGGTTCAACAGCTTCGCAGGTGCCATACGGCTGGGGGAGCGGATGGAGGACTCCGCGATGCATGTCGTCATCGACGCCGCCTCCATCGACACCGCGGTGCAGATGCGCGACGACCACCTGAGGTCCGGCGACTTCCTCGACGTGGGGCGTTTCCCGACGATGGAGTTCTACAGCGACCGCTTCGTGCACAAGGGCGGCAGCCGCTGGGCGATCACGGGCGGTCTGACGCTGCACGGCGTGACGCGCACGGTCACGCTGGAGACGGAGTATCTCGGGGTGGGCCAGGGCCTTGAGGGCGAGACCCGCGTCGCATGCCGCGCCTCCACCGAGCTGCACCGCGACGACTTCACGATCAACTGGCAGACGATGCTGGCCCGCGGCATCGCGGCCGTCGGACCCAGCATCACGATCGACCTCGACATCCAGGTCCTGCCCAAGAGCTGA
- the holA gene encoding DNA polymerase III subunit delta — translation MARKTDTADPLAPLTLAVGQEDLLLDRAVQQVVAAARAADSDTDVRDLTSDQLQPGTLAELTSPSLFAERKVVIVRNAQDLSADTIKDVKAYLGSPAEEITLVLLHAGGAKGKGLLDAARKAGAREVACPKMTKAADRLSFVRSEFRTLGRSATPEACQALVDSIGSDLRELASAVSQLVADVEGTIDEAVVGRYYTGRAEASSFTVADRAVEGRAAEALEALRWSLSTGVAPVLITSALAQAVRAIGKLSSARGGRPADLARELGMPPWKIDRVRQQMRGWSPDGVAVALRACAEADAGVKGGGDDPEYALEKAVVAVARAARSRR, via the coding sequence ATGGCCAGGAAGACAGATACCGCCGACCCGCTCGCTCCTCTCACGCTCGCCGTGGGCCAGGAGGACCTCCTCCTCGACCGCGCCGTGCAGCAGGTGGTCGCGGCCGCCCGTGCAGCCGACTCGGACACGGACGTGCGCGACCTCACGTCCGATCAGCTGCAGCCCGGCACGCTCGCCGAGCTGACAAGCCCCTCGCTCTTCGCCGAGCGCAAGGTCGTGATCGTCCGCAACGCGCAGGATCTGTCGGCCGACACGATCAAGGACGTGAAGGCGTATCTCGGGTCGCCGGCCGAGGAGATCACCCTTGTCCTGCTGCACGCGGGCGGGGCCAAGGGCAAGGGTCTGCTCGACGCCGCCCGCAAGGCGGGGGCCCGTGAGGTCGCCTGCCCGAAGATGACCAAGGCCGCGGACCGGCTGTCGTTCGTGCGGAGCGAGTTCCGCACCCTGGGCCGTTCGGCCACGCCCGAGGCGTGCCAGGCCCTGGTCGACTCGATCGGCAGCGATCTGCGGGAGCTCGCCTCGGCGGTGTCCCAGCTGGTGGCGGACGTCGAGGGCACGATCGACGAGGCGGTCGTCGGCCGCTATTACACGGGCCGTGCCGAGGCCTCCAGCTTCACCGTGGCCGACCGAGCCGTGGAGGGGCGGGCCGCCGAGGCGCTCGAAGCGTTGCGCTGGTCCCTGTCGACCGGCGTCGCCCCCGTCCTGATCACCAGCGCCCTTGCCCAGGCCGTGCGGGCCATCGGCAAGCTCTCCTCCGCGCGGGGCGGGCGGCCCGCTGACCTCGCCCGTGAGCTGGGCATGCCGCCCTGGAAGATCGACCGGGTCCGGCAGCAGATGCGGGGGTGGTCTCCCGACGGGGTGGCGGTGGCTCTGCGGGCCTGTGCGGAGGCTGACGCGGGCGTCAAGGGCGGGGGCGATGATCCCGAGTACGCCCTGGAGAAGGCCGTGGTCGCCGTCGCCCGCGCGGCGAGGTCGCGTCGCTGA
- the rpsT gene encoding 30S ribosomal protein S20 — protein MANIKSQIKRIKTNEKARQRNKAVKSSLKTAIRKAREAVAAGDSQKAIEATREASRQLDKAVSKGVIHKNQAANKKSALASKVATLQG, from the coding sequence GTGGCGAACATCAAGTCCCAGATCAAGCGGATCAAGACCAACGAGAAGGCGCGTCAGCGCAACAAGGCGGTCAAGTCTTCCCTGAAGACCGCGATCCGCAAGGCCCGCGAGGCCGTTGCCGCTGGTGACTCCCAGAAGGCCATCGAGGCGACGCGTGAGGCTTCGCGTCAGCTCGACAAGGCTGTCTCCAAGGGTGTCATCCACAAGAACCAGGCCGCCAACAAGAAGTCGGCGCTTGCTTCGAAGGTCGCGACCCTCCAGGGCTGA